Part of the Syntrophorhabdales bacterium genome, GGTCATGCCCGGGGACAACGTAACCCTCACCGTAGAACTCGTTACCCCCATCGCCCTCGAGAAGGAACTCCGCTTCGCCATCAGGGAAGGCGGCAAGACCGTGGGCGCAGGGGTAGTCACGGAGATACAGGAGTAGGAGCCAGGAGATGAGGCCGCGAATAAGGATATGCCTGAAAGCCTTTGATCATAGATTGCTCGATCAGTCCGTAAAAGAAATTGTCGAGGCAGCGAAAAAGACCGGAGCCCAGGTGGTTGGGCCTGTTCCCCTGCCGACGATGATCCAGAAATTTTGCGTACTGAGGTCTCCCCACATTGACAAGAAGTCGCGGGAGCAATTTGAAATACGGACCCATAAGCGACTGATCGATATCGTAGAGCCGACGCAGCAGACAGTGGACGCGTTGATGAAGCTGGAACTCTCGGCCGGCGTTGATGTGGAGATCAAGTCTTAGGAGACGTGTAATGGCCAAAGTAGATGTGCTTGACATAAAGGGTGCGAAAGTAGGGGAAGTAGAAATCAGGGATGAAATTTGGAACGCCGAAGTGAAGCCATACCTGATGCATGATGTTGTTGTTATGCAGTTGGCCAACCGCAGGAGAGGTACTTCGTCAACCAAGACGCGCTCCGATGTTTCAGGCGGGAGCAAAAAGCCGTATAGGCAAAAAGGAACGGGCAGAGCGCGGGCGGGATCGTCGACATCTCCGCTCTGGCCTGGAGGTGGCGTGGTGTTCGGCCCCCATCCGAAAGAATACCGGCTGTCGCTCCCAAAGAAAGTAAGAAAGAGTGCGCTGAGGTCTGCATTGAGCCAGCGCTACCAGGAAGAAAATGTGAAATTCCTCGATAAACTTGCTCTCGATGGGATCAGCACAAAGGGATTCAACGGAATGGTGAAACTTCTGAAGCTTACGAAGCCGCTTTTTGTAGTGGCGGAGAAAGATGAAGCGGTGGAGAAATCTGCCCGCAACATTCCGTATGTCAAGATCCTGCGTGCCGAGGGACTGAACGTGTATGACATAGTAAGGCACGACCAGTTTGTCGTGACACTCGACGCGTTGAAGCGCATAGAAGAGGCATTGGTACCATGAACCAGTACGATATTGTATTACGGCCGATTGTTACGGAAAAGAGCTCCCTTGCGAAGGAAGCAGCCAACCAGTATGTTTTTGAAGTTGCTCGCGACGCGAACAAAATAGAGATTGCCAAGGCTGTGGAGCGCCTCTTCAAAGTTAAGGTGCTCGCGGTGCGCGTAATAAATATGGAAGGAAAGAAGAGACGATTGGGCAAGTTTGCGGGCAAGCGTCCCGATTGGAGAAAGGCTATTGTAAAGGTGAGCCCCAAGGACAAAATTTCTTTCTTTGAAGGTGCATAATGGGTGTCAAGGAATTCAGGCCTACTTCCGCCGGCAGGCGGTTCATGAGCGGCCTTACATATGAGGAAATAACTGAGAAGAAGCCCGAGAGATCGCTCGTCAGACGTCTTAAGAAGACAGGCGGCAGGAGCAATACGGGAAGGATTACTACACGCCATATCGGCGGTGGACACAAAAGAAAGTACAGGATCGTCGATTTCCGCAGAAACAAGATGGAGATAGAAGGCAAGGTTGCCAGCATCCAGTACGATCCGAACCGCTCGGCCAATCTGGCGCTGATTCATTATGTCGATGGCGAGAAACGTTACATCATAGCCCCTCTTGGTTTAAAGGTGGGTGACAAGATTGTGGCGAGCAGAAAGGGCGACACTGAAATCAAAGAAGGTAACTCTCTTCCTTTGAAACTTATACCTGTGGGCACCCTGATCCACAACGTAGAGGTCAAGCCCGGGAAAGGGGCACAGCTGGCACGCAGTGCAGGAAGCTTCTGCCAACTCGTCGCCAAAGAGGGAGATTACGCAACAGTAAGGCTTCCGTCCGGTGAAGTGAAGCTGGTACATCTTTCTTGCACTGCGACCATTGGCCAAGTAGGAAATATCGAGCATGAAAATGTGACAATCGGTAAAGCAGGTCGTTCCAGATGGATGGGCATTCGCCCTACCGTGAGAGGTACAGCTATGAACCCTGTCGACCATCCGCTCGGGGGTGGGGAAGGCCGTACCAAGGGCGGCCGCCATCCATGCTCACCCTGGGGGCAGCTGGCTAAAGGTCTGAAAACGAGGAAGAACAAGAGAACCGATAAGTTCATCGTAAAAAGAAGGGGAAAATAGGAGGTCTTCGTGCCGCGGTCTTTGACGAAAGGTTTTTTTCTGGACGAATACTTGATGGAGAAGGTGCGTGCAGCCAAGTCTACGAGAGAAACAAAGGTCATCAAGACATGGTCACGCCGTTCCACGATTACCCCTGACTTTATCGGGGTGACATTTGCAGTGCACAACGGGAAGAAGTTCATTCCTGTCTTTGTGAGTGAAGAAATGGTAGGACACAAATTGGGTGAATTCGCGCCCACGCGTACCTTTCACACGCACTCCGGTGACCGCAAGGCGAAAGTGGTAAAGAAGAAAGAATAAATGTAACTGACGGCCAAAGGCAAAAGGCCAGAGGCTGACGCAGGGTGATACCATGGAAATAGTTGCCAAAGCTAAGATGATGAGGATTTCCCCCACGAAGGTCAGATTGGTGGGTGAACTGATAAAAAAGAAGAATATCAACGACGCGATGGGTATTCTCCTTTTCACGCCTAAGAAAGGCGCCTTCATTCTGAAGAAGCTGCTCGACAGCGCGATTGGTAATGCCCGCCAGAAGAAGTACGTTGATGTGGACACTCTCTATGTGAAGAACGTGCTTGTGGACGGTGGACCGGCCATGAAACGATTTCTGCCGAGAGCCATGGGACGCGCCACAAAGCTCAAAAAAAGAATCAGCCACATTACGTTAATACTTGATGAATCATAACGGAGAAGATGGAGGATAAATGGGTCAGAAGACACATCCAGTAGGCTTCAGGCTTGGAATAATAAGATCATGGGACTCGAAGTGGTTCGCCGCCAAGAATTATTCGCATTTCCTGCATGAAGATATCAGCATGAAGAAGTTTCTGAAGGCGCGACTTTACCAGGCAGGTATTTCCAAGATGGAGATAGAAAGGGCGGCCAACAAGGACAAGAAGGCGAAGATGAACATCTGGACCTCCCGTCCCGGAATTGTCATTGGAAGGAAGGGAACCGAGGTAGAGATTCTTAAAAAAGAACTTCAGGCCATCACTGATAAAGAGATAATCCTGAACATAAATGAGGTGAAGCGACCGGAAGTGGATGCGCAGCTTGTTTCGGAAAACGTGGCGTTGCAGATCGAGAGAAGGGTTTCCTTCAGAAGGGCCATGAAGCGTAATGTCTCCCAGGCGATGAAATTCGGCGCAAAGGGCATCAAAATAATGTGTGCCGGTCGCCTGGCCGGTGCTGAAATGGCAAGGACAGAATGGTACCGAGAAGGAAGAGTCCCCCTTCAGACGATAAGAGCCGACATCGATTACGGAACCGCGGTAGCGCGCACGAAATATGGTGTCATCGGCATCAAGGTGTGGCTCTTTAAGGGCGAAGTTTTTCAGGAGGCACGGTAATGCTCGCTCCAAAACGGGTGAAATACAGAAAACAGATGAAAGGTAGGATGACAGGTACCTCATTGAGAGGCAGTGCGGTCAGCTTCGGTGATTATGGCTTGCAGGCATTAGAGGCCGGCTGGCTTACTGCGAGGCAGGTTGAGGCAGCGCGTATCGCCCTTTCCCGCTACGTAAAGAGAACCGGCAAGCTCTGGATAAGAGTCTTTCCCGACAAGCCGATTACGAAAAAACCTGCCGAGACGAGGATGGGTAAAGGCAAAGGGCCTGTGGAGGGCTGGATAGCTGTAGTGCGTCCCGGAAAGGTCCTTTATGAGATCATGGGGGTACCCGAAGATAAGGCGCGTGAAGCACTCTATATCGCGTCACAGAAGCTCCCGGTTAAGACGAGATTTGTCATGAGGAGTGAGATCGAATGAAAGCCCGTGAGCTTAAGGAATTAACGGCTGAGGAACTTCTCAAGAAGGAGAAGGAGCTCAAGGAAGAGATATTCAATCTGAGGTTCCAACATTCCACCGGGCAACTGGACAACACGGCCCGGCTTAAACAGGTAAAGAAAAACATTGCGCGGCTGGAAAGCGTACTGCGCCAGAAGGCGCTGAACAAGTAGACAGAGGAGAACTAAAGGACGCTGAGGGTATTATGGAGCCGAAGAGTGCGAATAGAAAGAAAATGGTTGGTCTAGTCGTCAAAGATAAGATGGACAAGACTGTCGTCGTCGAGTTGGAGAAGAGATACAAACACGGAATGTATCAGAAGTACCTGAGCACCAAGACGAGGTGTAAGGCACATGATGAGAAAAACGCAGCACGCGTCGGCGACCAGGTACTGCTTGTTGAGACGAGACCCCTATCCAAGGAAAAGAGATGGGTTGTCAAGGAAGTTATTAGAAAAGCGATGGCCGTGCCTGCAATAGAGGTGACCGAACAATGATACAGGCCAGAACCAGGATTGAGGTTGCAGATAATTCGGGGGCAAAGAAGCTTGGGTGCATCCAGGTGCTCGGTGGTTCCAAAAAGAGATACGGGACTGTCGGGGATATCGTTGTTGCATCGGTCAAAGAGGTCATTCCCAACAGCAAAGTGAAAAAGGGTGAAGTGGTTAAGGCGGTCATAGTACGCACAAAGAAAGAGATCCGCCGTCAAGATGGCTCTTACGTGAAATTTGATGACAACTCGGCAGTGCTGATTAATCAGTATAATGAACCCATCGGCACGCGTATATTTGGACCCGTGGCCAGAGAGCTGAGAGCAAAGAGATTCATGAAAATAATATCATTGGCACCCGAAGTTGTGTGAGGTTGGCATGGAGAAGCATTATCACATAAAGAAGAACGACACAGTGATGGTCACCACCGGTAAGGATAAAGGCAAGACCGGCAAGGTACTTCGCATTAACCAGAAAAAAGATCGCGTCATTGTTGAAAAGGTCAACGTCATAAAGCGACATGTACGGCCAAGTCAAAAGACAAAGGGCGGCATTATGGAACGCGAGAGTCCCATAGCCGTCTCTAACGTCATGATCTATTGCGAGAAGTGCTCGAAGCCGGTCAGGGCTGGTAGCAAAATCCTCGAAGACGGCAAGAAGGTAAGATATTGCAAGAAGTGCAAAGAGGTCCTGGATAAGTAGGAGGCTGTATTGAAAACGGCTTATATGGATTTTTACGAAAACGAAGTACGTCCGTCATTAATCAGAAAGTTCAAGTACAAGAACGTAATGCAGGTTCCGAAACTTGAGAAGATCGTCATCAATATGGGTCTGGGAGAGGCCATCCAGAATATCAAGGTCCTTGACAGCGCTGCCAACGACATCATGCTTATTTCAGGCCAGAAGCCGGTCATCACAAAGGCGAAGAAATCGATCGCTTCTTTTAAGCTGCGGGCAGGCATGCCTGTTGGCTGCGTGGTTACCCTGCGAAGGGAGCGGATGTACGAGTTCTTTCAGAAACTGGTTACGATAGTGCTGCCGAGGGTGAGAGACTTCAAGGGAATCTCCTCGAAGTCTTTTGACGGCAGAGGAAATTACACGATCGGGCTTCGGGAGCAGATTATTTTCCCGGAGATCGACTACGATAAGGTTGATAAAGTTAGGGGCATGAACATCACCATAGGCACGTCGGCGAATTCGGATGAGGAAGCGCACGAGCTGCTAAGGCTCATGGGTATGCCGTTCCGAGCCGTTTAGTTATCAGGTGAAGCGATGCTGCGAAGATAAATTTCTTTGCTTCCTCGCGTTACCATTTTAGTGGAGGACGCATGGCAAGAAAGAGCATGATGGAGAAGCTCAGAAATCCGGTCAAATTCACCACCAGAGCCAGGAAGAGGTGCGTGATATGCGGCAGGCCGAGAGGTTTTATAGGGAAGTTCGAGATGTGCAGGATCTGCTTTAGGAATCTCGCCCTTCGTGGTGAGCTGCCTGGCGTAATAAAGTCGAGTTGGTAAGGGGGTATCCATGTCGATGACGGATCCCATAGCGGACATGCTGACAAGAATGCGCAACGCGCTCATGGCGCGCCAGGAACTGGCCGATATGCCTTATTCAGCCATGAAATTCTCTATAGCCAAGCTGCTCAAGGAAGAAGGTTACCTTAAGAATTATAAGGTCTACACGGATGAAACAAGGAAGAAGTTCATCAAGGTCTATCTTAATTATGATGAGCACAACCGGAGTGTCATTTCGGGCGTGAGGAGAGTTAGCAAGCCTGGTAGACGGGTTTATGTGAAAGCTGAAGACCTGGGGAAGAGAAAAGGAAGACTGGGAATGGGCGTCCTGTCCACCTCCCGAGGCCTCATGACTGACAAAGAGGCGTTGGGGACCCACGTCGGGGGAGAACTTCTATTTCGTATCTGGTGAGGTGAACTATGTCGAGGATTGGTAAAAAGCCTATAGTCCTCCCTCAGGCTGTAAAAGTAGAACTGAAGGAAGGCCTTGTTTCTGTCAAAGGCCCCAAGGGTTCGCTCTCGAGGCCCCTGGTGGACGGCATTGAAGTTGAGATCTCCGATAAACTGGTAAACGTAAAGAGAACCAGCGATGATAAAAGAGCACGTAGCTATCACGGCTTGATGCGCACACTCGTCTCGAATATGGTAGACGGCGTTTCTAAAGGTTTTGAGAAGAAGCTTGAAATTGTAGGTATCGGGTATCGTTCGGAGCTCCACGGTAATAAACTGGTCTTTCACCTGGGTTATTCGCATCCCATCGAGTTCCCTTTACCTGCTGGCATATCTGCAGAAGTAGAAAAACAGACCCTCGTGACGATCAAAGGCATCGACAAGGAACTCGTAGGTCAGATAGCCGCAAAGGTCAGGGGCCTGAGAAAGCCGGATCCCTATAAAGGTAAAGGTGTGAAGTACGCGACCGAGGTGCTGAGGAAGAAAGCAGGAAAAACAGGCAAGTAGGAAAGTAGGAGTTCGTTATGGATACGCGAGCAAAGTTGGAATCACGAACGAGACGGAAAAAGAGGATCAGGAAGAAGATTGCAGGAAGTGCGGAACTCCCGAGGCTCTGCGTGTACAAGAGCCTGCATCACATGTACGCACAACTGGTCGACGACGAACAGGGCAAAGTGATCACAGGCTTATCCACCCTGAACAAAGAGGTTGCTGCCAAAGCCAAGAAGACCGGAAACGCTGAGGCCGCTAAGGTGCTCGGCGAGGCGATAGGGCGAAAAGCCCAAGAAATGGGCATCAAGAGCATCGTTTTTGATAGAAACGGTTTCAAGTATCATGGGAGAGTGAAGGCCCTTGCAGAAGGCGCCAGAGAGGCCGGATTAACCTTTTAGAGGAGGCATCGTTGATCGAGAAGAAGCGCATTAACCCAACTGAGCTTGAATTGCAGGACAGGGTTGTTCACATAAACCGCGTGGCAAAGGTTGTCAAGGGTGGACGGCGCTTCAGCTTCAGTGCGATTGTGGTCGTCGGTGACGGCAATGGCCACGTCGGCTTTGGGCTGGGGAAAGCGAACGAAGTGCCCGACGCAATTCGAAAGGCTGTCGAGCGGGCCAAGAAAGGTGTCATAGAGGTCCCATTGAGCGCGGGGACAGTACCGCATGAAATAGCTGGCATATACGGATCGAGCAAGGTTTTTATAAAACCGGCCATTGAAGGCACGGGCGTTATTGCAGGCGGTGCAGTGCGCGCAGTGCTCGAGGTGGCAGGTGTCAGAAATATTCTCACAAAATGCTACGGTTCGCGAAATCCTCACAACGTGGTTAAAGCCACGATGAATGGTCTCGGGATGCTGAAAAGCCCTGATGTGGCTCTGAAGCAACGTGGTAAAACAAAAATTGCGGAGGCACCAAGTGGCGCATCTTAAGATCAAGTGGGTCAAGAGTTTCATAGGGCGGACCCAGGACCAGCGGGATACTATTCGCAGCCTCGGGTTCAAAAAATTACATGAAGAGCGTGTCGTGAAGAATACGCCGGAAATACGGGGCATGGTCAAAAAAGTGATACATCTGGTCAAGGTGTTGGAGGACGTGAGATAGCCATGAGACTTGAGGACTTGAGACCGCACGAGGGTTCCAGAAAAAAGAGAAAAAGGATCGGCAGAGGCCCCGGATCGGGCCACGGAAGAACAGCGACAAAGGGGACAAAGGGACAGATTGCCCGGTCGGGCGGCACGAAGGGTAAGGGATTCGAGGGCGGGCAGATGCCTCTGACGCGTAGAGTGCCCAAGAGAGGTTTCAAGAATCCCTTCAGAAAAGAATACGCAGTCGTCAAAGTGAGCGATCTTGCCCCGTTCAAGGATACGGGCAGGGCCGGCATTGAGGATTTTACGCAGCGAGGGCTCGTCAAGAAACTGAAGGACGGGATCAAGCTTCTGGCCGACGGGGACCTCGACTTCCCAATAAAAGTTACGGTGCACAAGGCATCAAAGCAGGCGATCGAGAAGATTCGTGCTCGGGGCGGTGAGGTAGAGGTGATAGGGCAATGAGCGGCTTCCAGAACATCGGAAGAATACCCGAACTCAAGCGCAGAATCATCATGACGCTCGTGCTTCTTGCCGTGTACAGAATTGGTGTGCATATCCCTACGCCTGGCATCGATGGAAAGGTGCTGGCTGCGATCTTTGAACGGGCACGCGGGACACTTCTCGGTTTTTTTGATATGTTTGCCGGCGGCGGTCTGGAGCGTCTCTCCGTGTTTGCGCTGGGCATTATGCCCTACATTAGCGCATCCATCATACTGCAGCTTTTGACTGTGGTTGTGCCGACGCTGGAGCGACTCTCTAAAGAAGGCGAAGCCGGCCGAAGAAAGATAACCCAGTATACCCGGTACGGCACAGTCGTTATCAGCCTTATCCAGGGGTTCGGCATAGCAGTAGGCCTTGAACAGATGAGGGGCACCGGTGGGGAGATGGTGGTCTATAACCCCGGTTGGAGTTTCCGGATCTTTACGATGATTACGCTTTGCGCCGGAACGTCGTTCCTCATGTGGTTGGGCGAACAGATTACGGAAAAAGGTATAGGGAACGGTATCTCGCTTATCATTTTTTCGGGCATTGTTGCCAGAATGCCGAATGCCATCGCTGGCACCGGCAGCATGGTGAGCGCGGGTGAAATGAACTGGTTTGTGGTGCTTCTTCTGATAGCGTTGATACTGGTCGTCATAACGTTCATCGTGTTCATGGAGACATCACAGAGGAGGATACCAGTTCAATATGCGAAAAAAGTGGTCGGCCGACGCATTTACGGAGGGCAGTCAACACATCTGCCGTTGAAACTGAATACGGCGGGCGTTATCCCGCCCATTTTTGCCTCGTCGATCATAATGTTTCCTGCCACCATCGCCAACTTTATCCCGCACCCCTACATGAAGACGTTCGCTCAACTGCTGACGCCCGGAAGCATCCTGCACGAACTTCTCTATGTGGGATTCATCGTATTTTTCTGTTTTTTCTATACGGCGATCGTCTTCAATCCTGATAACGTCGCAGACAATATGAAGAAATACGGAGGATACATTCCGGGTATCCGTCCTGGGAAGAAAACTTCAGAATATATAGAAAAGGTGCTGTCCAGAATTACTCTTGTTGGCGCCATCTACATTTCCTTTGTCTGCGTGCTCCCCACCATACTTGTCCAGAAGTTTAATGCTCCCTTTTATTTCGGCGGGACAGCGCTTCTCATCGTCGTCGGTGTCGGCCTTGACACGATTCAGCAGATAGAATCACATCTCATTCTGAGACACTACGATGGACTGGTCAAGAAGAGTTCCAAAATGAAAGGCAGAAGATAGATCAGTGGGAGAAGATAGTCAGAGTGCATGATAATCCTGAAGACTTCGGAGGAGATCGAGAAAATACGGACCGCGAGCAGGCATGCTCTGGAGATTCTCTTTGAGCTCAAGGAACATGTTAGAGACGGTGTTACTACGGCCGAGCTTGAAGCCATTTCCGAGGATAAGGTCGGAAGAATAGATGGCATAGAGGCGGCCTTCAAAGGGTACAACGGATACCCGTATTGCCTGTGCGTGTCGGTCAACGACGAAGTGGTACATGGCATGCCGTCAGAGAGGGTGCTCAGGACGGGCGACATAGTCAGCCTTGATATGGGTGTGAAATACGAGGGGTTTTACGGCGACGTCGCCATCACCTACCCGGTGGGCGAGATTCAGGAGAATGCACGCCGCCTGTTGGAGGTCACGAGAAAGGCCCTCTATAAAGCGATTGATCAGGCGCACGTCGGCAAGCGGCTGCATGACATTTCGTACGCCGTGCAGTCCTTTGTTGAGGCAAACGGCTTTTCCGTGGTGCGGGAATTTGTGGGTCACGGCATTGGGAGAAGCCTTCATGAAGAGCCGCAGGTGCCCAATTTTGGTTCGCAGGGTACCGGCGTGCGGTTGAAAGAAGGCATGGTGCTGGCCATAGAACCGATGATCAATGAAGGCGGAAGCGACATAATGATACGCGAGAATGGCTGGACTGCTGCAACGCGGGATGGAAAGCTTTCGGCGCATTTCGAACACACGGTTGCGATTACTGGTAAGGGTGCAGAGATTCTGAGCGCTTTGTGAAGCAGCTATAGGGTTTCGCGCGCCCTGTGAGGATATATGCCCAAAGGAGAAGGGATAGAGGTTGAGGGGACGGTCGTAGAGCCGCTGCCTAACGCTATGTTTCGGGTGGAGCTGCCAAACGGACACAAAGTCCTCGCCCACGTGTCTGGCAAAATGAGACTTCATTACATCAAAATCCTGCCGGGGGACAAGGTAGTAGTGGAGCTTTCACCGTATGACCTGACAAGAGGCAGGATCATATACAGGTCAAAGTAGGAGGCTTACTGATGAAGGTCAAACCTTCTGTGCAGAAAAGATGTGAAAAATGCAAGATCGTCAAGAGAAAAGGGGTAGTCAGGGTGATTTGTGAGAACCCCAAGCATAAGCAGAGACAGGGCTAAGGAGGGACACGTTGGCGCGTATTGCTGGTGTTGATATTCCAAGGGACAAGAGGATTGAGGTGGCACTGACTTATGTCTATGGTATAGGTCGGCCGCTCTCGAAAAAGATACTCGCTGAGGCGGGCATAGATGTCAACAAGCGGACAAATGCCCTTAGCGATGAGGAAGTAGCAAAGATAAGGGAGATCATCGAGCGGAACCTTAAGGTTGAAGGCGACCTCCGAAAAGAAATGACCATGAACATAAAGCGGCTCATGGACATTGGGTGTTACAGGGGCCTGAGACATAGAAGGAGTCTGCCGGTGCGCGGCCAGAGAACACGCACAAACTCCAGGACGAGGAAGGGTCCTAGAAAGACCTCCATGAAACGCAAAAAATGAGTGCGAGTAATCGAAGCTAGGAACATGAAGAGGAAGAATTAAGGGGGCAGAATGGCAAAGGTCAAACGGAGCGGTAAGAAGAAGATCAAGAAGAACATTCCCATAGGTGCGGTCCACATCCAATCAAGTTTCAACAACACGATTATCAGTATCTCCGATCCGCAGGGCAACGTGGTTGCCTGGTCCAGCGGAGGTGTGGCCGGTTTCAAGGGATCTCGTAAGAGTACGCCTTTTGCTGCTCAGCTTGCCGCAGAGAACGCTGCAAAGAAGGCTATCGAAAACGGCATGAGAACGGTTGACGTGTATATAAAAGGCCCTGGTGCAGGACGTGAGGCGGCGCTTCGGGCTATCCAGAGCGCTGGTCTTAAAATTCACCTGATCAGGGATGTGACGCCGATACCCCACAACGGGTGCAGGCCCCCGAAGAGAAGAAGAGTTTAGGGAGGAAATCTTGGCACGATATACTGGACCATCATGTAAGCTGTGTAGAAGGGAAGGCATGAAGCTATTCCTGAAGTCAGAGCGTTGCTACACGGAAAAATGTGAGATTGAAAAAAGGAACTACCCGCCGGGTGTGCACGTAGAAACAAGAACGAAGGTGACGGAGTACGGCGTCCGGCTTCGGGAGAAACAGCGTGTGAGAAAGATGTATGGCCTTACGGAAACCCAGTTCAAGAGGTTTTTCGAGATGGCAGAGCGGATGGGCGGGATCACAGGTACGAACCTCTTGGTGCTTCTGGAGCGACGCCTTGACAACATGGTCTATCGCTTTGGTTTTGCCGGTTCAAGGGCGGAAGGCCGTCAGCTTGTCTCGCACCGACACATCAAAGTGAATGGCAAGAAAGTCAATGTCCCTTCGTTTCTGGTGAAAGAGGGTGACGAAATAGAAGTGGCCGACAAGGATCTCCCGCCAGTAAAAAACGCGCTTGAATCAGTTGTTCGAAGAGGAATTCCCTCCTGGCTGGAGCTGGACAAGGAGGGCGCGAAGGGTAAGGTGAAACTGCTCCCGAACCGCGAAGACATTACGTTGCCGATAAAGGAGCAGCTCATAGTCGAGTACTACTCGCGATAGTTCCTTTCCCCGTTAAGGAGGAGATTATATGTTCGAACAGAATTGGCAGGAACTGATCAAACCAACAAAACTCGATATAGAAAGAGAAAGCTGTACTACGGACCATGTGAGTTTTTCCGCTGAACCTTTTGAGCGCGGATACGGAATCACTATCGGCAACTCGCTGCGGCGGGTCCTTTTATCCTCTATCATGGGAGCGGCTATTACAACGGTAAAGATTGAAGGCGTTGACCACGAATTCTCGACGATCAGAGGCGTCAAAGAGGATGTGACAGAGATCATTCTCAACCTGAAGAAAGTAGTCCTGCGCATGAACGATGACAAACCCAGGATGCTGAGGATCGAAAAGAAGGGTGAGGGGGTAGTGACGGCGGGCGATATTATCCATGAGGCTGGTGTCGAGATCGTCAACCCTGACCTTCCTATAGCGACGCTGGGCGAAGAGGCCAAGCTCTATATGGAAATGAAGGCAAAGGTCGGACGGGGATATGTGCCCTCAGAGAGAAATCTTGAAGAGGACG contains:
- the rpmC gene encoding 50S ribosomal protein L29 codes for the protein MKARELKELTAEELLKKEKELKEEIFNLRFQHSTGQLDNTARLKQVKKNIARLESVLRQKALNK
- the rpsJ gene encoding 30S ribosomal protein S10, translated to MRPRIRICLKAFDHRLLDQSVKEIVEAAKKTGAQVVGPVPLPTMIQKFCVLRSPHIDKKSREQFEIRTHKRLIDIVEPTQQTVDALMKLELSAGVDVEIKS
- the rplV gene encoding 50S ribosomal protein L22 is translated as MEIVAKAKMMRISPTKVRLVGELIKKKNINDAMGILLFTPKKGAFILKKLLDSAIGNARQKKYVDVDTLYVKNVLVDGGPAMKRFLPRAMGRATKLKKRISHITLILDES
- the rplP gene encoding 50S ribosomal protein L16, which translates into the protein MLAPKRVKYRKQMKGRMTGTSLRGSAVSFGDYGLQALEAGWLTARQVEAARIALSRYVKRTGKLWIRVFPDKPITKKPAETRMGKGKGPVEGWIAVVRPGKVLYEIMGVPEDKAREALYIASQKLPVKTRFVMRSEIE
- the rplB gene encoding 50S ribosomal protein L2, yielding MGVKEFRPTSAGRRFMSGLTYEEITEKKPERSLVRRLKKTGGRSNTGRITTRHIGGGHKRKYRIVDFRRNKMEIEGKVASIQYDPNRSANLALIHYVDGEKRYIIAPLGLKVGDKIVASRKGDTEIKEGNSLPLKLIPVGTLIHNVEVKPGKGAQLARSAGSFCQLVAKEGDYATVRLPSGEVKLVHLSCTATIGQVGNIEHENVTIGKAGRSRWMGIRPTVRGTAMNPVDHPLGGGEGRTKGGRHPCSPWGQLAKGLKTRKNKRTDKFIVKRRGK
- the rplN gene encoding 50S ribosomal protein L14; protein product: MIQARTRIEVADNSGAKKLGCIQVLGGSKKRYGTVGDIVVASVKEVIPNSKVKKGEVVKAVIVRTKKEIRRQDGSYVKFDDNSAVLINQYNEPIGTRIFGPVARELRAKRFMKIISLAPEVV
- a CDS encoding 50S ribosomal protein L23, whose translation is MNQYDIVLRPIVTEKSSLAKEAANQYVFEVARDANKIEIAKAVERLFKVKVLAVRVINMEGKKRRLGKFAGKRPDWRKAIVKVSPKDKISFFEGA
- the rpsC gene encoding 30S ribosomal protein S3 encodes the protein MGQKTHPVGFRLGIIRSWDSKWFAAKNYSHFLHEDISMKKFLKARLYQAGISKMEIERAANKDKKAKMNIWTSRPGIVIGRKGTEVEILKKELQAITDKEIILNINEVKRPEVDAQLVSENVALQIERRVSFRRAMKRNVSQAMKFGAKGIKIMCAGRLAGAEMARTEWYREGRVPLQTIRADIDYGTAVARTKYGVIGIKVWLFKGEVFQEAR
- a CDS encoding type Z 30S ribosomal protein S14 — encoded protein: MARKSMMEKLRNPVKFTTRARKRCVICGRPRGFIGKFEMCRICFRNLALRGELPGVIKSSW
- the rplE gene encoding 50S ribosomal protein L5; the encoded protein is MDFYENEVRPSLIRKFKYKNVMQVPKLEKIVINMGLGEAIQNIKVLDSAANDIMLISGQKPVITKAKKSIASFKLRAGMPVGCVVTLRRERMYEFFQKLVTIVLPRVRDFKGISSKSFDGRGNYTIGLREQIIFPEIDYDKVDKVRGMNITIGTSANSDEEAHELLRLMGMPFRAV
- the rplD gene encoding 50S ribosomal protein L4 — its product is MAKVDVLDIKGAKVGEVEIRDEIWNAEVKPYLMHDVVVMQLANRRRGTSSTKTRSDVSGGSKKPYRQKGTGRARAGSSTSPLWPGGGVVFGPHPKEYRLSLPKKVRKSALRSALSQRYQEENVKFLDKLALDGISTKGFNGMVKLLKLTKPLFVVAEKDEAVEKSARNIPYVKILRAEGLNVYDIVRHDQFVVTLDALKRIEEALVP
- the rpsQ gene encoding 30S ribosomal protein S17, translated to MEPKSANRKKMVGLVVKDKMDKTVVVELEKRYKHGMYQKYLSTKTRCKAHDEKNAARVGDQVLLVETRPLSKEKRWVVKEVIRKAMAVPAIEVTEQ
- the rpsS gene encoding 30S ribosomal protein S19; amino-acid sequence: MPRSLTKGFFLDEYLMEKVRAAKSTRETKVIKTWSRRSTITPDFIGVTFAVHNGKKFIPVFVSEEMVGHKLGEFAPTRTFHTHSGDRKAKVVKKKE
- the rplX gene encoding 50S ribosomal protein L24; the protein is MEKHYHIKKNDTVMVTTGKDKGKTGKVLRINQKKDRVIVEKVNVIKRHVRPSQKTKGGIMERESPIAVSNVMIYCEKCSKPVRAGSKILEDGKKVRYCKKCKEVLDK
- the tuf gene encoding elongation factor Tu (EF-Tu; promotes GTP-dependent binding of aminoacyl-tRNA to the A-site of ribosomes during protein biosynthesis; when the tRNA anticodon matches the mRNA codon, GTP hydrolysis results; the inactive EF-Tu-GDP leaves the ribosome and release of GDP is promoted by elongation factor Ts; many prokaryotes have two copies of the gene encoding EF-Tu), which encodes VMPGDNVTLTVELVTPIALEKELRFAIREGGKTVGAGVVTEIQE